Proteins from one Gallus gallus isolate bGalGal1 chromosome 17, bGalGal1.mat.broiler.GRCg7b, whole genome shotgun sequence genomic window:
- the RPL12 gene encoding 60S ribosomal protein L12: MPPKFDPTEVKVVYLRCTGGEVGATSALAPKIGPLGLSPKKVGDDIAKATGDWKGLRITVKLTIQNRQAQIEVVPSASALIIKALKEPPRDRKKQKNIKHSGSVSFDEIVNIARQMRHRSLARELSGTIKEILGTAQSVGCSIDGRHPHDIIDDINSGAIECPAS, encoded by the exons ATGCCGCCCAAGTTCGATCCGACCGAGGTGAAAGTCG TGTATCTGCGCTGCACCGGCGGGGAGGTCGGCGCCACTTCCGCCCTGGCCCCCAAGATCGGACCGCTCGGGCTG TCTCCCAAAAAGGTCGGTGATGACATCGCCAAGGCCACGGGGGACTGGAAGGGGCTGAGGATCACGGTGAAGCTCACCATCCAGAACAGGCAAGCGCAG aTAGAAGTGgttccttctgcctctgctctgatTATCAAAGCTCTGAAGGAGCCCCCCCGtgacagaaagaagcagaaaaaca TAAAGCACAGTGGCAGTGTCAGCTTCGATGAGATAGTGAACATCGCTCGGCAGATGAGGCACAGATCTCTGGCTCGAGAGCTGTCTG GGACAATTAAGGAGATTCTTGGAACTGCTCAGTCTGTGGGCTGCAGCATTGATGGCAGGCACCCACATGATATCATTGATGACATCAATAGTGGTGCAATCGAGTGCCCAGCT AGCTAA
- the STPG3 gene encoding protein STPG3 isoform X1: MDAARCSGKKPWWSSADPAMRMEIKYGADPTCSICSPQLAGAMYPHFIRQQRTSLDVLRNRKHVETPGPGAYDVDRGYRACLPSSPSITIQGVRRPKRHETGPFTTF, encoded by the exons ATGG ATGCAGCGCGCTGCAGTGGGAAGAAACCGTGGTGGTCGAGCGCAGACCCGGCGATGAGGATGGAGATCAAATACGGAGCTGAT CCCACGtgcagcatctgcagccctcagctcGCCGGGGCGATGTACCCACATTTCATCAGGCAGCAGCGGACGAGCCTGGATGTTCTCAGAAACCGCAAACACGTCG agacACCAGGACCTGGAGCATATGATGTAGACCGGGGCTATCGAGCCTGCTTACCCAGCTCCCCCAGCATCACCATCCAAGGAGTCAGGAGGCCCAAGAGACACGAAACCGGCCCCTTTACAACGTTCTGA
- the STPG3 gene encoding protein STPG3 isoform X2: MDAARCSGKKPWWSSADPAMRMEIKYGADPTCSICSPQLAGAMYPHFIRQQRTSLDVLRNRKHVGQPKPLPALPSHRDPGSSLVAAVRPTSAHEPNMKSQCCCSLSILGGKGPPLGSCIHFPPGCSSTEAGQAQGPITAAACCQIMCKQRHQDLEHMM, translated from the exons ATGG ATGCAGCGCGCTGCAGTGGGAAGAAACCGTGGTGGTCGAGCGCAGACCCGGCGATGAGGATGGAGATCAAATACGGAGCTGAT CCCACGtgcagcatctgcagccctcagctcGCCGGGGCGATGTACCCACATTTCATCAGGCAGCAGCGGACGAGCCTGGATGTTCTCAGAAACCGCAAACACGTCGGTCAGCCCAaacccctccctgccctcccctcacACAGAGACCCTGGCAGCTCCCTTGTTGCTGCCGTGCGTCCCACTTCTGCCCACGAGCCCAATATGAagtcacagtgctgctgctcgtTGAGCATCTTGGGTGGAAAAGGTCCACCTTTGGGAAGCTGTATCCATTTCCCTCCtgggtgcagcagcacagaagcaggGCAGGCACAAGGCCCtatcacagcagcagcctgttGTCAAATCATGTGCAAACAG agacACCAGGACCTGGAGCATATGATGTAG